A genomic stretch from Haloarchaeobius amylolyticus includes:
- a CDS encoding helix-turn-helix domain-containing protein, with protein MGEGIRAEVRIESPDGCPVAGATEATGSASYSVSKSVNPVDGGGVTEEFMLDDEATLDDVALTDEVTEVFAYGSKSAYRFQRELGRFCPCECIERFDCPVVDVHAREESLFVTFHAPDMETLQDVVGDLRGTYPSLDVQRLLRSEGDASDENLIFVDRGELTARQQEVLETAHEMGYFEHPKRANGGEVADELGISRSTLSEHLSAAQSKLLGTILAN; from the coding sequence ATGGGTGAAGGCATCCGTGCGGAGGTCCGAATCGAGTCACCCGATGGGTGCCCCGTCGCGGGTGCGACCGAGGCGACTGGCAGCGCCAGTTACTCGGTCTCGAAGTCGGTGAACCCGGTCGACGGTGGGGGGGTCACCGAGGAGTTCATGCTCGACGACGAGGCGACACTCGACGACGTGGCCCTCACGGACGAGGTGACCGAGGTGTTCGCGTACGGATCCAAGAGTGCGTACCGGTTCCAGCGCGAGCTCGGACGGTTCTGTCCGTGCGAGTGCATCGAGCGCTTCGACTGTCCGGTCGTCGACGTGCACGCACGCGAGGAATCACTGTTCGTCACGTTCCACGCGCCGGACATGGAGACGCTACAGGACGTCGTCGGCGACCTGCGCGGGACCTACCCGAGCCTCGACGTCCAGCGACTGCTCCGGTCGGAGGGGGACGCCTCGGACGAGAACCTGATCTTCGTCGACCGCGGCGAGTTGACGGCGCGCCAGCAGGAGGTGCTGGAGACGGCCCACGAGATGGGCTACTTCGAGCACCCGAAACGAGCCAACGGCGGCGAGGTCGCCGACGAACTCGGGATCTCCCGGTCGACGCTGTCGGAACACCTCTCGGCCGCACAGTCGAAGCTCCTCGGCACCATCCTGGCGAACTGA
- a CDS encoding 50S ribosomal protein L44e: MQMPRRFNTYCPHCNEHHEHEVEKVRTGRTTGMKRDQRKQREGKKTIGNAGRFSKVPGGDKPTKKTDLKYRCGECGKAHLREGWRTGRLEFQE; the protein is encoded by the coding sequence ATGCAGATGCCACGACGCTTCAACACGTACTGCCCACATTGTAACGAGCACCACGAACACGAGGTCGAGAAGGTCCGTACCGGTCGCACCACCGGTATGAAGCGGGACCAGCGCAAGCAGCGCGAGGGGAAGAAGACCATCGGTAACGCCGGTCGCTTCTCGAAGGTCCCCGGTGGCGACAAGCCCACCAAGAAGACGGACCTGAAGTACCGCTGCGGCGAGTGCGGCAAGGCGCACCTCCGCGAGGGATGGCGCACCGGTCGACTGGAGTTCCAGGAGTAG
- a CDS encoding 30S ribosomal protein S27e — protein MAGSFYKVKCSDCENEQVVFGKASTDVNCAVCGTTLATPTGGKADIPHDVIETVEAR, from the coding sequence ATGGCAGGAAGCTTCTACAAGGTCAAGTGCAGCGATTGTGAGAACGAACAGGTCGTGTTCGGGAAGGCCTCGACCGACGTCAACTGTGCGGTCTGTGGCACGACGCTGGCCACGCCCACGGGCGGCAAGGCCGACATCCCGCACGACGTCATCGAGACGGTCGAAGCACGATGA
- a CDS encoding ArsR/SmtB family transcription factor produces the protein MSVETSTFEDARAAGSADPMNVDADSLLSALNDADCRAILKAVREEPLSASELSESCDLPLSTTYRKLELMTDGAILREQTRIRADGAHAKEYEPRFENLTLSVGFDDEDGVAVEPAAAD, from the coding sequence ATGTCCGTCGAGACTTCCACGTTCGAAGATGCCCGTGCCGCCGGTAGCGCAGACCCGATGAACGTCGACGCCGACTCGCTCCTGTCGGCGCTCAACGACGCCGACTGCCGCGCCATCCTCAAGGCGGTTCGCGAGGAGCCGCTGTCGGCCAGCGAACTGTCGGAGTCGTGTGACCTGCCGCTCTCGACGACGTACCGCAAGCTCGAACTCATGACCGACGGGGCCATCCTCCGTGAGCAGACGCGCATCCGGGCCGACGGTGCCCACGCCAAGGAGTACGAACCCCGGTTCGAGAACCTCACCCTCTCGGTCGGCTTCGACGACGAGGACGGGGTCGCGGTCGAGCCGGCTGCTGCGGACTGA
- a CDS encoding DUF7560 family zinc ribbon protein, producing the protein MSSTGNYRFECPECAENIEVNESMKEAIQASGCIICGTSVSDQEFDQ; encoded by the coding sequence ATGAGTAGCACCGGCAACTACCGGTTCGAGTGTCCGGAGTGCGCCGAGAACATCGAGGTCAACGAGTCCATGAAGGAGGCCATCCAGGCCAGCGGCTGCATCATCTGTGGGACCTCGGTCTCCGACCAGGAGTTCGACCAGTAA
- a CDS encoding RNA-protein complex protein Nop10, with amino-acid sequence MKSDIRVCAAWRDSHERPVYTLSDTCPDCGADAVNSAPAPFDPADPYGEYRRALKRAARE; translated from the coding sequence ATGAAATCGGACATCCGGGTGTGTGCGGCGTGGCGCGACAGCCACGAACGCCCGGTGTACACGCTTTCTGACACCTGTCCCGACTGCGGAGCCGACGCCGTCAACAGCGCGCCGGCCCCGTTCGACCCCGCGGACCCATACGGCGAGTACCGACGCGCTCTTAAGCGCGCCGCCCGCGAGTAG
- a CDS encoding alpha/beta fold hydrolase, which translates to MDSAAPDAATTADEPTTTTEHGTASTDRATGTATETRPRSRYLDLAHVRLHYLAAGEETDPPVVLLHGGGLDEARLSWRHLLPALADEHHVLAPDWPGYGSSGPASRQPSLRYYADVLAEFCDELGLERVSLVGISMGGGIALQFATDHTDRVERLVLVDSYGLGTSVPGGRLAYWFTRAERLNRALWWLFSHSDRLGRRSIRSMVVEGDDDLEADALAALQRPDVGEAWHAFQRHEVTPTGLRTAFLDRLPDLDVPTLVVHGERDPLVPVDWAIRAHAMLPDAELFVLPGCGHMPPRERPESFADRVRAFLG; encoded by the coding sequence ATGGATTCAGCCGCCCCCGACGCCGCCACGACCGCCGACGAACCGACCACCACGACCGAACACGGCACCGCGTCGACCGACCGGGCCACCGGAACAGCCACCGAGACGCGTCCCCGGTCGCGGTACCTCGACCTCGCACACGTCCGCCTGCACTACCTCGCGGCCGGCGAGGAGACCGACCCGCCCGTCGTCCTCCTCCACGGCGGCGGCCTCGACGAGGCGCGCCTCTCGTGGCGTCACCTCCTGCCCGCCCTCGCCGACGAGCACCACGTCCTCGCCCCCGACTGGCCGGGCTACGGGTCGAGCGGCCCCGCCAGCCGGCAGCCGTCGCTCCGGTACTACGCCGACGTGCTCGCCGAGTTCTGCGACGAACTCGGGCTGGAGCGCGTCTCGCTGGTCGGCATCTCGATGGGGGGCGGCATCGCCCTCCAGTTCGCGACCGACCACACCGACCGCGTCGAGAGACTGGTCCTCGTCGACAGCTACGGCCTCGGGACGAGCGTCCCGGGTGGCCGGCTCGCCTACTGGTTCACCCGCGCCGAGCGGCTGAACCGGGCCCTCTGGTGGCTCTTCAGCCACAGCGACCGTCTGGGCCGGCGCTCCATCCGGAGCATGGTCGTCGAGGGCGACGACGACCTCGAGGCCGACGCCCTGGCCGCCCTCCAGCGCCCCGACGTGGGCGAGGCCTGGCACGCCTTCCAGCGCCACGAGGTGACGCCGACCGGGCTGCGGACCGCCTTCCTCGACCGACTCCCCGACCTCGACGTGCCGACGCTGGTCGTCCACGGCGAGCGCGACCCCCTCGTGCCGGTCGACTGGGCCATCCGCGCCCACGCCATGCTCCCCGATGCGGAGCTGTTCGTCCTCCCCGGCTGTGGCCACATGCCGCCCCGGGAGCGACCCGAGTCGTTCGCGGACCGGGTCCGGGCCTTCCTCGGGTAA
- a CDS encoding metallophosphoesterase, whose amino-acid sequence MAATDCSFADRAAYLPAADALVLADLHLGKAHASSVEFPLNEGAGMADRLGGLLDRFDPATVVFAGDVLHSFTTVPVPAREALADLADRVTAQADLRLVSGNHDTQLERVAERVADLPVADAVELDDGTVVCHGHEEPQPGADRYVVGHDHPTIDIEGRTHPCFLYGPGAYRGSDVLVLPAFTTLAAGMTVNRMRGSDFQTPLVTDPDRFHPIVRDESGDETLRFPPLGEFRRLL is encoded by the coding sequence ATGGCGGCGACTGACTGCTCGTTCGCCGACCGGGCGGCGTACCTCCCCGCCGCCGACGCCCTCGTCCTCGCGGACCTCCACCTCGGCAAGGCTCACGCCTCCAGCGTCGAGTTCCCCCTGAACGAGGGCGCCGGGATGGCCGACCGGCTCGGTGGCCTGCTCGACCGGTTCGACCCCGCGACGGTCGTCTTCGCCGGCGACGTGCTCCACTCGTTCACCACGGTCCCGGTCCCGGCACGCGAGGCGCTCGCCGACCTCGCCGACCGCGTGACGGCACAGGCCGACCTCCGGCTGGTGTCTGGGAACCACGACACGCAACTCGAACGCGTCGCGGAGCGGGTCGCCGACCTGCCGGTCGCGGACGCCGTCGAACTCGACGACGGGACCGTGGTGTGTCACGGCCACGAGGAACCTCAGCCGGGTGCGGACCGGTACGTCGTCGGCCACGACCACCCGACCATCGACATCGAGGGGCGGACCCACCCCTGCTTCCTGTACGGGCCGGGCGCCTACCGGGGGAGCGACGTGCTCGTCCTCCCCGCCTTCACCACCCTCGCCGCGGGGATGACGGTCAACCGGATGCGCGGCTCGGACTTCCAGACGCCACTGGTCACGGACCCGGACCGGTTCCACCCCATCGTCCGCGACGAGTCGGGCGACGAGACCCTGCGGTTCCCGCCGCTGGGCGAGTTCAGGCGACTGCTGTAG
- a CDS encoding proteasome assembly chaperone family protein encodes MEPLDIEHVAEAELSDPVFVEGLPGVGHVGKLAAEHILDQHDGELVRRVYSHDLPPQVDVDEEGIAELTHLEFHAVETDGRDLLVLTGDHQAQSNDGHYRLASAVLDLAEEFGCESAYALGGVPTGELIEEYAVLGAATDESLKGDLEDLGVEFREDEPAGGIVGVSGLVLGLGRRRDLDAACLMGETSGYLVDPKSAQAVLEILEERFEMDLDYASLEERADEMEEVIGKIQEMEQQQQASVPSDDDLRYIG; translated from the coding sequence ATGGAGCCACTCGACATCGAGCACGTCGCTGAAGCGGAGCTTTCGGACCCGGTGTTCGTCGAGGGACTGCCCGGCGTCGGCCACGTCGGCAAGCTCGCGGCCGAGCACATCCTCGACCAGCACGACGGCGAACTCGTCCGCCGCGTCTACTCGCACGACCTGCCGCCGCAGGTCGACGTCGACGAGGAGGGCATCGCCGAACTCACCCACCTGGAGTTCCACGCGGTCGAGACGGACGGGCGCGACCTGCTCGTCCTGACCGGCGACCACCAGGCCCAGAGCAACGACGGCCACTACCGGCTCGCCTCGGCCGTCCTTGACCTCGCCGAGGAGTTCGGCTGCGAGTCGGCGTACGCCCTCGGCGGCGTCCCGACCGGCGAACTCATCGAGGAGTACGCGGTGCTCGGCGCCGCGACGGACGAGTCGCTGAAGGGCGACCTCGAGGACCTCGGCGTCGAGTTCCGCGAGGACGAACCCGCCGGCGGCATCGTCGGCGTCTCCGGGCTCGTCCTCGGGCTGGGCCGCCGCCGCGACCTCGATGCAGCCTGCCTGATGGGCGAGACCTCGGGCTACCTCGTCGACCCCAAGAGCGCGCAGGCGGTCCTCGAGATCCTCGAGGAGCGCTTCGAGATGGACCTCGACTACGCCTCGCTGGAGGAGCGCGCCGACGAGATGGAGGAGGTCATCGGGAAGATACAGGAGATGGAGCAACAACAGCAGGCGAGCGTGCCGAGCGACGACGACCTGCGCTACATCGGGTAG
- a CDS encoding threonine synthase, with protein sequence METTDAFVGLDCVSCGERFDAETATHRCPDCGGILDPAYDYDSLELWRDDLDSRRFDSLWRYEELLPFPRSAAVSMDEGATPLVECPDLADELGVGMVYIKDEGRNPTGTFKDRGQTVAVTAAAQHGATDVALASAGNAGQAASAYAARADMDSHVFLPARAGFTNKAMVNVHGGDMTVVGGRISDAGEAFEAAMDDEENDHWYSLQTFETPYRHEGKKTMYYELVEQLDWDVPDAVVYPTGGGVGLVGMYKAATEFHDLELTDEVPGFYAAQAEGCAPIVTAYEDGRDEHEPWEHPDTICGGIEIPNPGASPWILEAIRESDGGAVATSDPDILDSAITVAQNEGLEMGATCAAAASGAWELSRRGEFGEDDTIVLMNTGTGNKDDDVLRSHLMGKGI encoded by the coding sequence ATGGAGACGACCGACGCCTTCGTCGGGCTGGACTGTGTGTCGTGTGGCGAGCGCTTCGACGCCGAGACCGCCACCCACCGGTGCCCCGACTGCGGCGGCATCCTCGACCCGGCCTACGACTACGACTCGCTCGAACTCTGGCGGGACGACCTCGACTCCCGCCGGTTCGACTCGCTGTGGCGCTACGAGGAACTGCTCCCGTTCCCGCGCTCGGCGGCCGTCTCGATGGACGAGGGCGCGACCCCGCTCGTCGAGTGTCCTGACCTCGCGGACGAACTCGGCGTCGGCATGGTCTACATCAAGGACGAGGGCCGCAACCCCACGGGGACGTTCAAGGACCGCGGCCAGACGGTCGCGGTCACCGCGGCCGCCCAGCACGGGGCGACCGACGTGGCACTCGCCTCCGCGGGGAACGCCGGGCAGGCCGCCTCGGCCTACGCGGCCCGGGCGGACATGGACTCGCACGTCTTCCTCCCGGCCCGCGCCGGCTTCACGAACAAGGCGATGGTGAACGTCCACGGCGGCGACATGACGGTCGTCGGCGGGCGCATCTCCGACGCCGGTGAGGCCTTCGAGGCCGCCATGGACGACGAGGAGAACGACCACTGGTACTCCCTGCAGACGTTCGAGACGCCCTACCGCCACGAGGGCAAGAAGACGATGTACTACGAACTCGTCGAGCAACTCGACTGGGACGTGCCGGACGCGGTGGTCTACCCGACCGGCGGCGGCGTCGGCCTCGTCGGGATGTACAAGGCCGCGACGGAGTTCCACGACCTCGAGCTGACCGACGAGGTGCCCGGCTTCTACGCCGCCCAGGCCGAGGGCTGTGCGCCCATCGTCACCGCCTACGAGGACGGCCGGGACGAACACGAGCCGTGGGAGCACCCGGACACCATCTGTGGCGGCATCGAGATCCCGAACCCGGGCGCGAGCCCGTGGATCCTGGAGGCCATCCGCGAGTCCGACGGTGGGGCGGTCGCCACGAGCGACCCGGACATCCTCGACTCGGCCATCACGGTCGCCCAGAACGAGGGCCTCGAGATGGGCGCGACGTGTGCCGCCGCGGCCTCGGGCGCCTGGGAACTCTCCCGGCGCGGCGAGTTCGGCGAGGACGACACCATCGTCCTGATGAACACGGGCACCGGGAACAAGGACGACGACGTGCTGCGCTCGCACCTGATGGGCAAGGGCATCTGA
- the artA gene encoding archaeosortase A, which yields MFPHLAALPTVFGMSTPDLLAWVVIAAFLVGAVADRFDRRVATYWLAGTWVLFGVFWLAVFPHFAFEVRSFVEGGLALFAVPASIYTGYLLLQGRERLVTLSKAVGVMGLIYHPTQAIPFVRRALIEEVARETLWGIQLLGYNPEFTTGPEYGYLNMFVFSEFSTYIVYACTGIGSMAIFAGLIVAVEAPLRRKLQSFALAIGVIWVLNFVRNVFVAIAAGKGWFTQGPILWLATTAGVPENHTSFWFAHSVLSQTLSVFALVGITWAVVHVLPELLGVLEEVLFVATGEEYDLADALDLNDPVRADGGQVDGGD from the coding sequence ATGTTCCCCCATCTCGCCGCACTCCCGACCGTGTTCGGGATGTCCACGCCGGACCTGCTCGCGTGGGTCGTCATCGCGGCGTTCCTCGTCGGTGCGGTCGCAGACCGGTTCGACCGTCGGGTCGCCACGTACTGGCTCGCCGGGACGTGGGTCCTCTTCGGCGTGTTCTGGCTCGCCGTCTTCCCCCACTTCGCGTTCGAGGTGCGCAGTTTCGTCGAGGGCGGTCTCGCGCTGTTCGCGGTCCCCGCGTCGATCTACACCGGCTACCTGCTCCTCCAGGGCCGCGAACGGCTCGTGACCCTCTCGAAGGCCGTCGGCGTCATGGGCCTCATCTACCACCCGACGCAGGCCATCCCGTTCGTCCGGCGCGCCCTCATCGAGGAGGTCGCGCGGGAGACGCTGTGGGGTATCCAGCTCCTGGGTTACAACCCCGAGTTCACCACCGGGCCGGAGTACGGCTACCTCAACATGTTCGTCTTCTCGGAGTTCTCGACGTACATCGTCTACGCCTGCACCGGCATCGGTTCGATGGCCATCTTCGCGGGCCTCATCGTCGCGGTCGAGGCACCGCTCCGGCGCAAGCTCCAGTCCTTCGCGCTGGCCATCGGCGTCATCTGGGTGCTCAACTTCGTCCGGAACGTGTTCGTCGCCATCGCCGCCGGGAAGGGCTGGTTCACCCAGGGGCCCATCCTCTGGCTGGCGACGACGGCCGGCGTCCCCGAGAACCACACCTCGTTCTGGTTCGCCCACAGCGTGCTCTCCCAGACGCTCTCGGTGTTCGCTCTCGTCGGCATCACGTGGGCCGTCGTCCACGTCCTGCCGGAACTCCTCGGCGTGCTGGAGGAGGTGCTGTTCGTCGCGACCGGCGAGGAGTACGACCTCGCCGACGCCCTCGACCTGAACGACCCGGTCCGCGCCGACGGCGGGCAGGTCGATGGCGGCGACTGA
- a CDS encoding NAD(P)/FAD-dependent oxidoreductase: MEDDDEVIVVGGGLAGLVAARHLADAGASVRLFERADSVGGRVRSTHEEGFIYDRGFQVMFTAYPAARRELDYDALDLRAFTAGACICRPGHRSILSDPFRDPGSLTESIFNRDVTVTDKVNTLRLKRELTNRPTEALFQGPDMSIREYLQSRGFSRKYLDNFAAPFYGGITLDRSLSTSKRVFEYTFKMLSAGKTAVPASGMGEITAQLAEHATAAGATVQTGQQVETVQHDGEGATVDLGGETVSADAVVVATDPAEARSLTGVEAIPTDAHSCVTQWYAIEDTGDLDAGKRLMLNAEPEGPNQLVDHTIVAPEYAPDGTRLLSGTFLGEREESDEELARIAHETLASWYPERQFGGFELRHTDRIPFAQFQQPPGFSETLPDVRDPAGPVYLAGDYTRWSSIQGAMESGTDAADAVRADLG; the protein is encoded by the coding sequence ATGGAAGACGACGACGAGGTTATCGTGGTCGGTGGGGGCCTCGCCGGACTGGTGGCGGCCCGTCACCTGGCCGACGCCGGCGCGTCAGTTCGGCTGTTCGAGCGAGCCGACTCGGTGGGTGGCCGGGTCCGGTCCACGCACGAGGAGGGGTTCATCTACGACCGGGGGTTCCAGGTCATGTTCACCGCCTACCCGGCGGCTCGCCGGGAACTCGACTACGACGCCCTCGACCTCCGGGCGTTCACCGCCGGGGCCTGCATCTGCCGGCCCGGCCACCGCTCCATCCTCTCGGACCCGTTCCGCGACCCCGGGTCGCTCACCGAGTCCATCTTCAACCGCGACGTGACGGTCACGGACAAGGTCAACACCCTGCGACTCAAGCGCGAGCTGACGAACCGTCCGACCGAGGCCCTCTTCCAGGGCCCGGACATGTCCATCCGGGAGTACCTGCAGTCCCGCGGGTTCTCCCGGAAGTACCTCGACAACTTCGCCGCCCCCTTCTACGGCGGCATCACGCTCGACCGCTCGCTATCGACCTCGAAGCGGGTCTTCGAGTACACGTTCAAGATGCTCTCGGCCGGCAAGACCGCCGTCCCGGCCAGCGGGATGGGCGAGATAACGGCCCAGCTGGCCGAGCACGCGACGGCGGCCGGCGCGACCGTCCAGACGGGACAGCAGGTCGAGACCGTCCAGCACGACGGGGAGGGCGCGACCGTCGACCTCGGCGGCGAGACCGTCTCGGCCGACGCCGTCGTCGTCGCCACCGACCCCGCCGAGGCCCGGTCGCTCACCGGCGTCGAGGCCATCCCGACCGACGCCCACAGCTGCGTCACGCAGTGGTACGCCATCGAGGATACCGGTGACCTCGACGCCGGCAAGCGCCTGATGCTCAACGCCGAACCCGAGGGACCGAACCAGCTGGTCGACCACACCATCGTCGCTCCGGAGTACGCGCCCGACGGCACCCGGCTCCTGAGTGGGACCTTCCTCGGCGAGCGCGAGGAGTCCGACGAGGAACTCGCCCGCATCGCCCACGAGACGCTGGCCTCGTGGTACCCCGAGCGCCAGTTCGGCGGCTTCGAGTTGCGCCACACCGACCGCATCCCGTTCGCGCAGTTCCAGCAGCCACCGGGCTTCTCCGAGACGCTGCCGGACGTGCGCGACCCTGCCGGGCCCGTCTACCTCGCTGGCGACTACACCCGCTGGTCGTCGATCCAGGGTGCCATGGAGAGCGGGACTGACGCGGCCGACGCGGTCCGGGCGGACCTCGGCTGA
- a CDS encoding translation initiation factor IF-2 subunit alpha has product MKYSGWPDSGELVVGKVDEIEDFGVFVDLEEYEDKRGLVHISEVASGWIKNVRDHVREGQTVVCKVLDVDEGSQQIDLSIKDVNNHQRSDKIQEWKNEQKADNWMLLAFGEDVSDEQYASVANELLSEYGSLYEGFEQAAIHGPNALADADLTDEEIEKVVETARENVSVPYVNVTGYIDLRCPNPDGVDDVKEALQAAEGNGEVPDEVELDVTYVGSPEYRIKVKAPNYKTAESELEEAAARARAEIESRGGTGEYHRERRSDDE; this is encoded by the coding sequence ATGAAGTACAGCGGCTGGCCCGACTCCGGTGAACTCGTCGTCGGCAAGGTCGACGAGATAGAGGACTTCGGCGTCTTCGTCGACCTCGAGGAGTACGAGGACAAGCGTGGCCTCGTCCACATCAGCGAGGTCGCCAGCGGATGGATCAAGAACGTCCGCGACCACGTCCGCGAGGGCCAGACCGTCGTCTGCAAGGTACTCGACGTCGACGAGGGGTCCCAGCAGATCGACCTCTCCATCAAGGACGTCAACAACCACCAGCGCTCCGACAAGATCCAGGAGTGGAAGAACGAGCAGAAGGCCGACAACTGGATGCTGCTGGCGTTCGGCGAGGACGTGAGCGACGAGCAGTACGCCTCCGTCGCGAACGAACTCCTGAGCGAGTACGGCAGCCTCTACGAGGGCTTCGAGCAGGCGGCCATCCACGGCCCGAACGCGCTGGCGGACGCCGACCTGACCGACGAGGAGATCGAGAAGGTCGTCGAGACGGCCCGCGAGAACGTCTCCGTGCCCTACGTCAACGTCACCGGCTACATCGACCTGCGCTGTCCGAACCCGGACGGGGTCGACGACGTGAAGGAGGCCCTGCAGGCCGCCGAGGGCAACGGCGAGGTCCCCGACGAGGTCGAACTCGACGTGACCTACGTCGGCTCGCCGGAGTACCGCATCAAGGTCAAGGCGCCGAACTACAAGACGGCCGAATCCGAACTCGAGGAGGCCGCAGCACGCGCCAGAGCGGAGATCGAGAGTCGCGGCGGCACGGGCGAGTACCACCGCGAGCGACGGTCCGACGACGAATGA
- a CDS encoding HAH_0734 family protein → MKRLIIHGDPGIRKDAIISYDGGEEVRCFSISRNGEWHGPDEVQLWCIVGDESERQDFDEQNYIPHHLEVDRVDAETVDVIKAKGKLSV, encoded by the coding sequence ATGAAGCGCCTCATCATCCACGGGGACCCCGGCATCCGGAAGGACGCCATCATCAGCTACGACGGTGGGGAGGAGGTCCGTTGTTTCTCCATCAGCCGCAACGGCGAATGGCACGGCCCGGACGAGGTCCAGCTGTGGTGCATCGTCGGCGACGAATCCGAGAGACAGGACTTCGACGAGCAGAACTACATCCCGCACCACCTCGAGGTCGACCGCGTCGACGCCGAGACGGTCGACGTCATCAAGGCGAAGGGCAAGCTCTCCGTCTGA
- a CDS encoding J domain-containing protein produces the protein MALPVVDAGFGWVTTLPSWLLAGLSLGALFAVLSATMFVAGEYLFPEPAETAREAGRRVSSETRRRQEIRWYLDAIGEQYAEDHPVAGDTVAFYLPSRDVAVTFDAHAFFRIQQTDTYAVLCEHEMHGHHLGARLPFEVPELDWEVEADEDDVIEQAFRALGLPPSASSDEVRSAYREQVMEVHPDHGGSEESFRRVREAYTTAKEHAAD, from the coding sequence GTGGCACTGCCAGTGGTAGACGCCGGGTTCGGCTGGGTGACGACGCTCCCGTCGTGGTTGCTCGCCGGCCTGTCGCTCGGGGCGCTGTTCGCGGTGCTCTCGGCGACGATGTTCGTCGCGGGCGAGTACCTCTTCCCCGAGCCAGCCGAGACCGCGCGCGAGGCCGGCCGGCGCGTCTCGAGCGAGACGCGTCGCCGCCAGGAGATCCGCTGGTACCTCGACGCCATCGGCGAGCAGTACGCCGAGGACCACCCCGTCGCCGGCGACACCGTCGCCTTCTACCTGCCGTCGCGGGACGTGGCCGTGACCTTCGACGCCCACGCCTTCTTCCGCATCCAGCAGACCGACACCTACGCCGTGCTCTGCGAGCACGAGATGCACGGCCACCACCTCGGCGCGCGCCTCCCCTTCGAGGTACCCGAACTCGACTGGGAGGTCGAGGCGGACGAGGACGACGTCATCGAGCAGGCGTTCCGGGCGCTGGGCCTGCCACCGTCGGCGTCGAGCGACGAGGTCCGGTCGGCCTACCGCGAGCAGGTCATGGAGGTCCACCCGGACCACGGCGGGAGCGAGGAGTCGTTCAGGCGCGTCCGCGAGGCGTACACGACGGCCAAAGAGCACGCCGCCGATTGA
- a CDS encoding pyridoxamine 5'-phosphate oxidase family protein — MADKRTVDMTRDEMDAFLGPEGTGVLSVADDDVPYSFPVSYGYDAEACEFYLRLGFREGSTKTDYLDEPCPARLVVYDEDGERSESVIATGDLVEIPRADLTPEVVEQLGESRTPEFDIWDESKEELEFHINRLESIRLTGKRTRTVEG; from the coding sequence ATGGCAGACAAACGTACCGTCGATATGACGCGCGACGAGATGGACGCCTTCCTCGGGCCCGAGGGAACGGGCGTCCTCTCCGTCGCTGACGATGACGTCCCGTACTCATTTCCTGTCTCGTACGGCTACGACGCCGAGGCGTGCGAGTTCTATCTCAGGCTCGGGTTCCGCGAGGGCAGCACCAAGACCGACTACCTCGACGAGCCGTGTCCGGCACGGCTGGTCGTCTACGACGAGGACGGCGAGCGCTCGGAGAGCGTCATCGCCACGGGTGACCTCGTCGAGATCCCCCGTGCGGACCTGACGCCAGAGGTCGTCGAGCAGCTGGGCGAGTCCCGGACGCCGGAGTTCGACATCTGGGACGAATCGAAGGAGGAACTGGAGTTCCACATCAATCGGTTGGAGTCGATACGGCTCACCGGGAAGCGGACGCGAACGGTCGAGGGCTAA